A DNA window from Parabacteroides johnsonii DSM 18315 contains the following coding sequences:
- a CDS encoding MBOAT family O-acyltransferase: protein MNDFINKMGEYWSQLSFDKLGDILTYQHNAPILFSSGLFFFLFIGFLIIYMSLRKHLLTRIIYVTLFSIYFYYKSSGLFFFLLLFVATSDFCIAQCMAKTASRWGRKAGVVLSLCIDLGLLGYFKYFNFLREIVATVAHELGYQLGNASLQNITYQPLDIFLPVGISFFTFQTISYVIDVYRGRIEPLRRWIDYVFYVSFFPQLVAGPIVRARDFIPQIYRTPVVTRAEFGEGLFLVLCGLFKKTVISDYISLNFVDRIFDAPLLYTGVENLLGVYGYALQIYCDFSGYSDMAIGIALLLGFRFNVNFDSPYQSATITEFWRRWHISLSSWLKDYLYISLGGNRKGKIRTYINLLITMLLGGLWHGASVSFILWGALHGVALAVHKFMMNRFSSFKPLGAEMKPWRRVIGVLVTFHLVCFGWILFRADSMQTVGEMLTQIFTNFHPEVFTQFVMGYKGVFVLMVVGYILHFMPKSAENSLQTVVTRSPLLVQAVMLAIAIFVVVQFKSAGVQPFIYFQF from the coding sequence ATGAATGATTTTATAAATAAAATGGGAGAATATTGGTCTCAGCTCTCATTCGACAAACTTGGCGATATATTGACCTACCAGCACAATGCACCGATACTTTTCAGTAGCGGATTGTTTTTCTTCCTTTTTATCGGTTTCCTGATTATTTATATGTCGCTCAGGAAGCACCTGCTGACACGTATCATTTACGTTACGTTGTTTTCCATCTATTTCTATTATAAGAGCAGCGGATTGTTTTTCTTTCTCCTGCTGTTTGTCGCGACATCCGATTTTTGTATTGCGCAGTGCATGGCCAAGACTGCTTCCCGGTGGGGACGCAAAGCAGGGGTCGTCCTGAGCCTGTGTATCGACTTAGGGTTGTTGGGATACTTCAAATACTTCAATTTCCTGAGAGAGATCGTGGCTACCGTCGCTCATGAATTGGGGTATCAGTTAGGGAATGCCTCGTTGCAGAACATCACTTATCAGCCATTGGATATCTTTCTGCCGGTTGGTATCTCTTTTTTTACTTTCCAGACCATCAGCTATGTGATTGATGTGTACCGGGGCAGGATAGAACCCCTCCGGCGTTGGATCGACTATGTTTTCTATGTCTCCTTCTTCCCACAGCTGGTAGCCGGTCCGATCGTCCGGGCACGCGATTTCATTCCCCAGATTTATAGGACTCCGGTTGTTACGCGGGCGGAGTTCGGGGAAGGGCTTTTCCTCGTCTTGTGCGGGCTTTTCAAGAAAACGGTCATATCCGACTATATCAGCCTGAACTTCGTTGATCGCATATTCGATGCCCCATTGCTTTACACAGGGGTGGAAAACCTGTTGGGTGTGTATGGTTATGCTTTGCAGATCTATTGCGATTTTTCCGGTTATTCGGATATGGCGATCGGGATCGCATTACTGTTAGGGTTCCGCTTTAACGTGAACTTCGATTCGCCTTATCAGTCGGCGACTATCACAGAGTTCTGGCGGCGCTGGCATATCTCGCTTTCTTCGTGGTTGAAAGACTATTTGTATATTTCACTCGGAGGTAACCGGAAGGGAAAAATACGGACATACATCAACTTGCTGATAACGATGTTGCTGGGCGGTTTATGGCACGGGGCTTCTGTGAGTTTTATCCTCTGGGGCGCTTTGCATGGGGTTGCGCTGGCCGTTCATAAGTTTATGATGAACCGTTTCAGCAGTTTCAAACCGTTAGGGGCGGAAATGAAACCCTGGAGAAGAGTGATAGGGGTCCTGGTCACTTTCCATCTGGTATGTTTCGGCTGGATTCTGTTCCGTGCCGACTCGATGCAGACGGTAGGCGAGATGCTGACGCAGATTTTCACGAATTTCCATCCGGAGGTCTTCACGCAGTTTGTGATGGGCTATAAGGGTGTGTTCGTTTTAATGGTGGTGGGGTATATCCTGCATTTCATGCCGAAATCGGCGGAAAACAGCTTGCAGACGGTCGTCACTCGCTCTCCTTTGCTTGTGCAGGCGGTGATGCTGGCGATTGCGATTTTTGTTGTCGTTCAGTTTAAGAGTGCCGGCGTACAACCGTTTATTTATTTCCAATTCTAA
- a CDS encoding polyprenol monophosphomannose synthase codes for MSDSIVIIPTYNEKENIENIIRVVFGLEKEFHILIIDDGSPDGTADIVKRLQKEFPERLFMVERKGKLGLGTAYICGFKWAIEHKYDFIFEMDADFSHNPNDLPKLYAACTEQGGDVAVGSRYCNGVNVVNWPLGRVLMSYYASVYVRFVTGMKVQDTTAGFKCYRREVLEMIDLDRIHFKGYAFQIEMKFTAYKCGYKIVEVPIIFINRVLGTSKMNSSIFGEALFGVLKLKWWSLFRKYPQKGSRKAITG; via the coding sequence ATGTCAGACAGTATTGTTATTATTCCCACGTATAACGAGAAGGAGAATATAGAAAATATTATTCGGGTTGTATTTGGGTTAGAGAAAGAATTTCATATTTTGATTATAGATGATGGATCGCCCGATGGTACGGCAGATATTGTAAAACGGTTGCAAAAAGAGTTCCCCGAACGCCTTTTCATGGTGGAACGTAAAGGTAAGTTAGGTTTGGGTACGGCTTATATTTGTGGGTTCAAGTGGGCTATAGAGCATAAGTATGATTTTATATTTGAAATGGATGCAGACTTCAGTCATAATCCGAATGATCTTCCTAAATTATATGCGGCTTGTACGGAACAGGGTGGTGATGTCGCAGTCGGCTCTCGCTACTGCAACGGTGTGAATGTCGTGAACTGGCCATTAGGACGTGTGTTGATGTCTTATTATGCTTCCGTATATGTCCGTTTTGTTACCGGAATGAAAGTACAGGATACGACAGCCGGTTTCAAATGCTATCGTCGAGAGGTGCTTGAGATGATTGATTTAGACCGTATTCATTTCAAAGGATATGCGTTCCAGATAGAAATGAAGTTTACGGCGTATAAGTGTGGTTATAAAATTGTGGAAGTTCCCATTATCTTTATCAACCGTGTATTAGGCACTTCTAAGATGAACTCCTCTATCTTCGGGGAGGCACTGTTTGGTGTATTAAAATTGAAATGGTGGAGTCTGTTTCGTAAATATCCCCAAAAAGGAAGCCGGAAAGCAATTACCGGATAA
- the mfd gene encoding transcription-repair coupling factor, which yields MEVQDLLRQYAAHPQVAALNTLLKSKTSRNIFLKGLNGSGAAMTIASLFFKRRGSYVCVLNDLEEAGYFYHDLVQLTGGDGIYFFPSAYRRAIKYGHVDPANEILRTEVLSTLQDPTVPFVIVTYPDALAEKVISREVLKENTLKISVGEKLDNMFVSDVLDEYGFEQVDYVYEPGQYAMRGSILDVFSFSYEFPYRIDFFGNEVETIRSFDVETQLSKEKLDSIYIVPEMTKGNRTNSSLLDSLPSETLLASKDLAWVKERIGSIWNEEPIIGDEESFADIEQLRAKLITGEDFLRTALGFCRLHFGTRVTGVADATLTFSMEAQPIYHKNFDLVSESFHKYLENGYTLYILSDVEKQATRIRAIFEDRGDNIPFTSVNKTIHEGFADETLRVCLFTDHQLFDRFHKFNLKSDKARSGKLSLSLKELNQFTTGDYIVHIDHGVGQFGGLVRTEVNGKMQEAIRLIYQNNDIIFVSIHSLHKLSKYKGKDSGEPPKLSKLGTGAWEKMKERTKSKVKDIARDLILLYSKRKQEKGFAYSPDSFMQHELEASFIYEDTPDQMKATADVKTDMENDRPMDRLICGDVGFGKTEVAIRAAFKAVSDNKQVAVLVPTTVLAFQHYQTFSERLKDFPCRIEYISRARTAKEIRETLKDLKEGKINIIIGTHRIVGKDVTFKDLGLLIIDEEQKFGVSVKEKLRQLKANVDTLTMTATPIPRTLQFSLMGARDLSSITTPPPNRYPVQTEVERFNPDIIREAINFEMSRNGQVFFINNRIQNIYEMEALVKREVPDARIAVGHGQMEPDKLEKIILDFVNYEYDVLIATSIVESGIDVPNANTIIINNAQQFGLSDLHQLRGRVGRSNRKAFCYLLSPPLSSLTQEARRRLQAIENFSELGSGIHIAMQDLDIRGAGNMLGAEQSGFIADLGYETYQKILEEAVDELKAEEFADLYSDATEKRPDTGSEYVRETYIESDLELMFPPTYIPNDSERVSLYRELDKMEEERDILAFTERLKDRFGKVPKEGKELIRVVRLRRMAKTLGMEKVILKKGQMSIFLVTNPESPYYESEAFDKLLGFIQKHPRECTLREQNGKRSIVIKNVPTVETACGYLDEIGKVQIQK from the coding sequence TTGGAGGTACAAGATTTACTTAGACAATATGCCGCCCATCCGCAAGTGGCAGCATTAAATACCCTGTTAAAAAGCAAAACGTCCCGCAATATATTTCTGAAAGGGCTGAACGGTTCAGGGGCCGCAATGACAATAGCTTCTCTTTTTTTTAAAAGAAGGGGGAGCTACGTGTGTGTGTTAAATGACTTGGAAGAAGCCGGCTACTTTTATCATGACCTGGTGCAGCTCACCGGAGGCGACGGAATCTACTTCTTCCCCTCTGCCTACCGGCGTGCTATCAAATACGGACATGTAGACCCTGCCAACGAAATTCTGCGGACAGAAGTTCTCAGCACATTGCAAGATCCAACTGTTCCTTTCGTCATTGTCACCTATCCGGATGCATTGGCAGAAAAAGTGATCTCGCGGGAGGTCCTGAAAGAAAACACACTGAAGATCAGTGTCGGTGAGAAGTTGGACAATATGTTTGTTTCCGACGTACTGGACGAATACGGTTTTGAACAGGTAGATTACGTTTATGAACCGGGACAGTATGCGATGCGTGGCAGTATCTTAGACGTGTTCTCGTTCTCGTATGAATTTCCCTATCGTATCGACTTCTTTGGAAACGAGGTAGAGACGATCCGTTCGTTCGATGTAGAGACACAGCTCTCCAAAGAAAAACTGGACAGTATCTATATCGTGCCCGAAATGACAAAAGGAAACCGGACCAACTCGTCCCTGCTGGATTCACTGCCGTCCGAGACACTACTCGCCAGCAAAGATCTGGCATGGGTAAAAGAGCGTATCGGCAGTATCTGGAATGAAGAGCCGATCATCGGAGACGAAGAATCATTTGCCGACATCGAACAACTACGAGCCAAATTGATTACCGGAGAGGATTTTCTACGTACGGCACTTGGTTTCTGCCGGCTCCATTTCGGTACGCGGGTGACGGGAGTAGCCGATGCCACCCTGACTTTCTCAATGGAAGCACAACCAATTTATCATAAAAATTTTGATTTAGTAAGCGAATCTTTCCATAAATATTTAGAAAACGGCTATACATTATATATACTGAGCGATGTAGAAAAGCAAGCAACCCGTATCCGGGCCATCTTCGAAGATCGGGGAGACAATATACCTTTTACCTCTGTCAACAAAACTATACACGAAGGTTTTGCCGACGAGACTTTGCGTGTCTGTCTTTTCACGGATCACCAGTTGTTCGACCGCTTCCACAAATTCAACCTCAAAAGCGACAAGGCAAGAAGCGGAAAGCTCTCTTTGTCGTTGAAGGAGTTGAACCAATTCACGACCGGTGACTATATCGTACATATCGATCATGGTGTCGGACAATTCGGCGGGCTGGTCCGTACCGAAGTGAACGGAAAAATGCAGGAAGCCATCAGGCTGATTTATCAGAACAACGACATTATATTCGTCAGTATTCATTCTCTCCATAAACTGTCCAAATATAAAGGTAAGGACAGTGGAGAACCGCCCAAGCTGAGCAAGCTCGGAACAGGAGCCTGGGAGAAAATGAAGGAACGTACCAAGTCGAAAGTAAAAGATATCGCCCGCGACCTGATCCTCCTCTACTCCAAACGGAAACAGGAAAAAGGTTTCGCCTACAGTCCGGACAGCTTCATGCAGCACGAACTGGAAGCCAGCTTCATCTACGAAGATACCCCGGACCAGATGAAAGCAACAGCCGATGTCAAAACCGACATGGAGAACGACCGTCCGATGGACCGCCTGATCTGTGGAGACGTGGGCTTCGGAAAAACAGAGGTTGCCATCCGCGCCGCTTTCAAAGCTGTTTCGGACAACAAGCAAGTTGCCGTACTGGTCCCGACTACGGTGTTAGCATTCCAGCATTATCAGACATTCTCTGAACGGTTGAAAGATTTTCCCTGCCGGATCGAATATATCAGCCGGGCACGTACGGCTAAAGAGATAAGAGAAACCCTGAAAGACTTGAAGGAAGGAAAGATCAACATTATCATCGGTACCCATCGCATCGTCGGAAAAGATGTCACATTCAAAGATCTCGGCCTGCTGATTATTGACGAGGAGCAGAAATTCGGCGTATCCGTCAAAGAAAAACTGCGACAGCTGAAGGCCAACGTCGATACGCTCACCATGACTGCCACGCCAATTCCCCGTACCCTGCAATTCTCGCTGATGGGAGCCCGCGACTTGTCGAGCATCACGACTCCCCCGCCCAACCGCTACCCGGTTCAAACAGAGGTGGAACGTTTCAACCCGGACATCATCCGCGAAGCCATCAATTTCGAGATGAGCCGTAACGGACAGGTTTTTTTCATCAACAACCGCATCCAGAATATTTATGAAATGGAGGCGCTTGTCAAACGCGAAGTGCCAGATGCCCGTATCGCCGTCGGCCACGGACAGATGGAGCCGGACAAGCTGGAAAAAATTATTCTGGATTTCGTCAATTACGAATACGACGTACTGATCGCTACGAGCATTGTAGAGAGTGGCATCGACGTGCCGAATGCAAATACGATCATCATCAATAATGCACAACAGTTCGGATTGTCCGATCTGCATCAATTACGCGGCCGTGTCGGACGAAGTAACCGGAAGGCCTTCTGCTACCTCCTCTCTCCACCTCTGTCAAGCCTTACGCAGGAAGCACGCCGCCGTTTGCAGGCAATCGAGAATTTTTCAGAGCTGGGAAGCGGTATCCATATCGCCATGCAGGACCTCGACATCCGGGGAGCTGGTAATATGTTAGGAGCTGAACAAAGCGGTTTCATCGCCGACTTGGGCTACGAAACATACCAGAAAATCCTGGAAGAAGCCGTTGACGAACTGAAAGCGGAAGAATTTGCCGACCTATATTCTGATGCCACCGAAAAGCGACCCGACACCGGTAGCGAATATGTCCGTGAAACCTATATCGAAAGTGATTTGGAACTGATGTTCCCGCCAACCTATATCCCGAATGATTCCGAGCGTGTTTCCCTCTATCGTGAATTGGACAAGATGGAGGAAGAACGTGATATCCTCGCTTTTACCGAACGTCTGAAAGACCGTTTCGGGAAAGTACCGAAAGAAGGGAAAGAGCTGATCCGTGTCGTTCGCCTTCGCCGTATGGCAAAGACGTTGGGTATGGAAAAAGTCATTCTGAAAAAAGGACAGATGAGCATCTTTCTCGTCACCAATCCCGAAAGTCCTTATTATGAGAGCGAAGCTTTCGACAAACTACTCGGCTTCATCCAAAAGCATCCGCGTGAATGCACACTTCGCGAACAAAACGGGAAACGCAGTATCGTGATCAAAAACGTACCGACAGTAGAAACGGCTTGCGGTTACTTAGATGAGATCGGGAAAGTACAAATACAAAAATAA
- a CDS encoding AMP-dependent synthetase/ligase produces the protein MKKTIIDLFESSVRRYPDNPFLWEKTTNAFEPTTYKEVQQQVYTAGAGLIALGVKKGDNMALLSEGRNAWIIGELAMFYAGATNVPLSIKLEEANDLLFRLVHADVKYILVSGNQLKKIRSIMDKLPLVEKVIVIDELPEHKEKEISWSEVLRMGKEYLASHSLEDFLAVGQSLQNGDYATITYTSGTTADPKGVILTHRNYTANVEQALSCVDIDDTWRTLVILPLDHCFAHVVGFYIFMSKGASVATVQVGRTGLETLKNIPVNIKEFKPYLILSVPALAKNFKKNIEQGIRAQGKHVTRLFNFALKVAYIYNGDGGEDKGRGARFLLKPLVSLFDRVLFTKVRENFGGQLKFFIGGGALLDKDLQKFYYAIGLPMYQGYGLSEATPVISTNGPHRHTFGSSGVLVRPLDLKICDAEGKELPTGEKGEIVIRGENVMAGYWKNPVSTAETVRNGWLYTGDMGYMGHDGLLYVLGRFKSLLIGSDGEKYSPEGIEEALVEHSSCIDQLILYNNQSPYTVALVVPNKDRLKKHLAHQHLDLSSDKGREEAIRIIQSQIDRFRKGGDLSALFPDRWLPTAFAILPEPFTEQNGMVNSTMKIVRGKVEKAYASRIDHLYTPEGKNPLNEENKKALD, from the coding sequence ATGAAGAAGACAATTATAGACCTTTTCGAAAGTTCAGTAAGACGATATCCTGATAACCCTTTCCTGTGGGAAAAAACCACGAATGCCTTCGAACCTACCACTTATAAGGAAGTTCAGCAACAAGTCTATACTGCCGGTGCCGGACTAATCGCTCTCGGAGTGAAGAAGGGCGACAATATGGCACTCCTTTCGGAAGGCCGTAATGCATGGATCATCGGCGAACTGGCCATGTTCTACGCCGGCGCAACCAACGTCCCGCTATCCATCAAGCTCGAAGAAGCGAACGACCTGCTGTTCCGTCTTGTGCATGCCGATGTGAAATATATCCTGGTTTCCGGCAACCAGCTCAAAAAGATACGGTCTATCATGGACAAACTGCCTTTAGTAGAAAAAGTAATCGTGATAGACGAACTGCCGGAACATAAAGAAAAGGAAATATCATGGTCCGAAGTACTCCGGATGGGTAAAGAATATCTGGCATCTCATTCTCTGGAAGACTTCCTTGCCGTCGGACAATCCTTGCAGAATGGCGACTATGCAACGATTACCTACACCTCAGGCACGACGGCCGACCCAAAAGGCGTCATCCTGACGCACCGTAACTACACGGCAAATGTGGAACAAGCCCTATCTTGTGTCGATATCGACGATACATGGCGCACATTAGTAATCCTCCCACTCGACCATTGTTTCGCGCATGTGGTCGGTTTCTATATCTTCATGTCGAAAGGAGCATCCGTAGCAACCGTACAAGTCGGACGGACAGGGCTGGAAACATTAAAGAACATTCCGGTCAACATCAAAGAGTTCAAGCCTTACCTGATCCTGAGCGTCCCGGCACTGGCCAAGAACTTCAAAAAGAATATCGAACAGGGCATCCGTGCCCAAGGCAAGCATGTCACCCGTTTGTTCAACTTTGCCCTCAAAGTGGCCTACATCTATAACGGAGACGGCGGAGAAGACAAGGGACGCGGCGCCCGGTTCCTGCTGAAACCGCTCGTGAGCCTGTTCGACCGCGTGCTTTTCACGAAAGTCCGCGAAAACTTCGGTGGACAATTGAAGTTCTTCATCGGTGGTGGTGCATTGCTCGATAAAGACCTGCAAAAATTCTACTACGCAATCGGACTTCCGATGTACCAAGGGTACGGACTAAGCGAAGCGACTCCCGTAATTTCCACCAACGGCCCGCACCGGCATACCTTCGGCAGCAGCGGCGTGCTGGTTCGTCCGCTCGATTTGAAAATATGCGATGCCGAGGGAAAAGAACTTCCGACAGGCGAAAAGGGAGAGATCGTCATACGGGGCGAGAATGTGATGGCCGGCTACTGGAAGAACCCGGTATCGACTGCCGAAACCGTACGCAACGGATGGCTCTACACCGGGGATATGGGATATATGGGGCATGACGGCCTGCTCTACGTCCTCGGACGTTTCAAAAGCCTGCTGATCGGTAGTGACGGGGAGAAATACAGTCCGGAAGGGATCGAGGAGGCGCTCGTCGAACATTCTTCCTGCATCGACCAGCTGATCCTGTATAACAACCAAAGTCCCTATACCGTTGCCCTCGTCGTCCCTAACAAAGACCGGCTGAAAAAGCATCTGGCACATCAGCATCTTGATCTTTCATCCGATAAAGGTCGTGAAGAGGCAATCCGGATCATCCAATCCCAGATAGACCGTTTCCGTAAGGGAGGCGATCTGTCCGCCCTTTTCCCCGACCGCTGGCTGCCTACAGCCTTTGCTATCCTGCCGGAACCATTCACCGAACAGAACGGCATGGTCAACAGCACGATGAAGATCGTCCGCGGGAAAGTAGAAAAAGCGTATGCCTCCCGCATCGACCATCTCTACACGCCGGAAGGAAAGAATCCGCTTAATGAAGAGAATAAAAAGGCATTAGATTGA
- a CDS encoding beta-mannosidase, whose amino-acid sequence MHYKTVTSTITLAFAFWATAPAMADGVSKQNIDSGWTFKQVRGNNWYPATVPGVVHTDLMDNKIIDDPFYRLNERSVQWVDKEDWEYKTTLNVAPDVFDKDNIDLDFKGLDTYADVYLNDSCILKANNMFREWLIPVKGLLKKDGNELRIYFHSPIKTDLPNYDALKHPIEAGNDQSENGGVFDKKVSVFARKAGYHYGWDWGPRLVTSGIWRPAYLIGWNDARIDNIQYIQEKVNAKRADIKTRVEVTADKEGEATLIIKVDGLKNTWLKTVPVKKGKNLIETDLVINNPKLWWTNGLGEAHLYPFTATITMNGKIADTETTHIGIRSLRVVRDKDEAGTTFYFELNGKPLFAKGANYIPQDNFLPRVTPERYEKTILDAVDANMNMLRVWGGGIYENDLFYDLCDKYGILVWQDFMFACSTYPMTAERLENIRQEAIDNIVRLRNHPCIAIWCGNNENHTAWFNWGWMQKYEKLGVLEEMRKDDKELFHKLLPEVVKEYDPKTFYLPSSPYGGDPDAKCESGTVNWNPNGDAHYWGVWQGIDSVAHFNKIKARFFSEYGFQSFPEYQSVLKYAPEERDHNIYSDVMMAHQRGGQVANSRIEKITADEYRKPKDFPSTLYMSILLQGDAIKTAIEAHRRMMPYNMGSLFWQHNDCWPVASWSSRDYYGRWKAQHYFARKAFEDILISPIAENDTLDIYIVSDRLKATKGTLDIRVMDLRGNLLFEKKKNVTLPPNTSKIQFSAPVKNVLGGKKPNEVFVNARFTENGKEGKIVTNNYFFDRYKNIDFPKADIRITSVPARDGYDLTVSSDVFARGVFLSLDGIDNFFSDNYFDLLPGEPVTIHVTTSLDKDTFDKQLRSESLADTY is encoded by the coding sequence ATGCATTACAAAACTGTAACCTCCACCATCACCCTGGCTTTTGCTTTTTGGGCAACAGCTCCGGCGATGGCGGACGGTGTATCCAAACAAAACATCGACAGCGGCTGGACTTTCAAGCAGGTCCGCGGCAATAACTGGTATCCGGCAACTGTGCCGGGAGTAGTTCACACGGATCTTATGGACAACAAGATCATCGACGATCCCTTTTACCGCCTGAACGAACGGAGCGTGCAATGGGTGGACAAAGAAGACTGGGAATATAAAACGACCTTAAACGTCGCTCCCGATGTATTCGACAAGGATAATATCGACCTGGACTTCAAAGGACTCGATACTTATGCCGATGTCTATTTGAACGACTCCTGCATCCTGAAAGCGAACAATATGTTCCGTGAATGGCTGATCCCCGTAAAAGGATTGTTGAAAAAGGACGGTAACGAACTACGCATCTATTTCCACTCTCCCATCAAAACGGACCTACCGAACTACGACGCCTTGAAGCACCCGATCGAAGCCGGTAACGACCAATCCGAAAATGGTGGCGTTTTCGATAAGAAAGTAAGCGTTTTCGCCCGGAAGGCAGGGTATCACTACGGCTGGGACTGGGGCCCCCGCCTTGTCACGAGCGGTATCTGGCGTCCCGCCTATCTGATCGGCTGGAACGATGCCCGTATCGACAACATCCAATATATCCAGGAAAAGGTCAACGCCAAACGGGCCGATATCAAAACCCGTGTCGAAGTAACGGCGGACAAGGAGGGAGAAGCAACCCTCATAATTAAAGTCGACGGTCTCAAAAACACCTGGTTGAAAACTGTTCCCGTAAAGAAAGGAAAGAACCTGATCGAAACCGATCTTGTCATCAACAATCCGAAACTATGGTGGACAAACGGTTTGGGCGAAGCGCATCTCTATCCGTTCACAGCCACCATCACGATGAATGGAAAGATTGCCGACACGGAAACAACTCACATCGGCATCCGCAGCCTCCGCGTCGTTCGCGACAAAGATGAAGCGGGAACGACGTTCTATTTCGAACTGAACGGCAAACCGCTTTTTGCCAAAGGAGCCAACTACATTCCACAGGATAACTTCCTGCCGCGTGTCACCCCCGAGCGCTACGAAAAGACAATCCTCGATGCGGTCGATGCCAATATGAATATGCTCCGTGTCTGGGGCGGCGGCATCTACGAGAATGATCTTTTCTACGACCTTTGTGACAAATACGGCATTCTGGTTTGGCAAGACTTCATGTTCGCTTGCAGCACATATCCGATGACAGCAGAACGTTTGGAGAATATCCGTCAGGAAGCCATCGACAATATCGTCCGCCTGCGCAACCACCCATGCATTGCTATCTGGTGCGGCAACAATGAGAACCATACCGCCTGGTTCAACTGGGGTTGGATGCAGAAATACGAGAAGTTAGGCGTATTAGAGGAAATGCGCAAAGACGACAAAGAGCTCTTCCACAAACTGCTCCCCGAAGTCGTAAAGGAATATGATCCGAAAACGTTCTACCTCCCTTCCTCCCCATACGGAGGCGATCCGGACGCCAAATGCGAAAGCGGGACAGTCAACTGGAACCCGAACGGCGACGCCCATTACTGGGGGGTATGGCAGGGTATCGACTCCGTCGCCCATTTCAACAAGATCAAAGCCCGCTTCTTCTCCGAATATGGCTTCCAATCGTTTCCCGAATACCAATCCGTACTGAAATATGCTCCGGAAGAACGGGATCACAATATCTACTCCGATGTGATGATGGCGCATCAGCGTGGCGGCCAGGTAGCCAATTCACGTATCGAAAAAATTACAGCAGACGAATATCGTAAGCCCAAAGACTTTCCGAGTACTCTTTATATGAGCATCCTCCTTCAGGGAGATGCCATCAAGACCGCCATCGAGGCGCATCGTCGCATGATGCCTTACAACATGGGAAGCCTTTTCTGGCAGCATAACGACTGTTGGCCTGTCGCCTCCTGGTCGAGCCGCGACTATTACGGGCGCTGGAAGGCCCAGCACTATTTTGCGAGGAAAGCGTTCGAGGACATCCTGATTTCTCCCATCGCCGAAAACGATACGCTGGACATATATATCGTCTCGGATCGCCTGAAAGCGACAAAAGGGACTCTCGATATCCGTGTGATGGACCTCAGAGGCAATCTCCTTTTTGAAAAGAAGAAAAATGTGACACTGCCCCCCAACACAAGCAAGATACAGTTCTCCGCTCCCGTCAAAAATGTCTTAGGCGGAAAGAAACCGAACGAAGTTTTTGTAAACGCCCGCTTCACCGAAAACGGAAAAGAGGGCAAGATCGTCACGAACAACTATTTCTTCGACCGTTATAAGAACATCGACTTCCCGAAAGCCGATATCCGGATCACATCCGTTCCTGCCAGAGACGGCTACGACCTGACGGTCAGCAGCGATGTCTTTGCACGCGGCGTATTTTTAAGCCTTGACGGCATAGACAATTTCTTCTCCGACAACTATTTCGATCTGTTGCCGGGCGAACCGGTCACAATCCATGTCACGACCAGTCTGGATAAGGATACTTTCGACAAGCAACTTCGCAGCGAGAGTTTAGCGGATACTTATTAA